Proteins encoded together in one Osmerus eperlanus chromosome 20, fOsmEpe2.1, whole genome shotgun sequence window:
- the LOC134040726 gene encoding brain and acute leukemia cytoplasmic protein-like isoform X1: MGCGGSRADTIIEPRYHESWTRETESTWLTNTDIETPVPGVNSKNCCSAEEMSSRMVVENAKYAGKGTEGSHKEKRMVNTATQCGKLPLNSTGSIHQRRSRRPCHEQMSTDSRMRASNETSGAPPKDVQPVNDGSRENITAAQSCDGR; this comes from the exons ATGGGTTGTGGTGGAAGTCGGGCGGACACTATAATCGAACCGAGATATCATGAAAGCTGGACCCGAGAAACGGAATCTACGTGGCTTACCAACACCGACATAGAAACCCCTGTCCCCGGAGTCAACAGTAAGAATTGTTGTAGCGCTGAAGAAATGTCTAGTCGAATGGTTGTAGAGAATGCAAAATACGCAG GTAAGGGGACGGAGGGCAGTCACAAGGAAAAGAGGATGGTAAATACAGCTACCCAATGTGGAAAGCTACCCCTCAACAGCACTGGGTCCATCCACCAGAGGAGATCACGCCGCCCCTGCCATGAA caAATGAGCACGGACTCGAGAATGAGAGCATCTAACGAAACAAGTGGTGCACCCCCAAAGGATGTCCAGCCTGTGAACGACGGTAGCAGGGAAAATATCACAGCAGCTCAGAGCTGTGATGGAAGGTGA
- the LOC134040674 gene encoding antizyme inhibitor 1-like — protein MKGLADEPTYIIELLEEGVTLDNVIDGHIYEQALEDKSAFVVGDLGVLMKQHVLWQSSVPQLRPYYPVKCNSSPAVIEILASLGLGFVCTNKTEVSLVLDHGVPPENIIMSGVCKQLTHIKHAAKNGINHLMCDSETELCKIARSHPSAKLLLQVTTAPHAAEHSMAFGCSLKSCKHLLEAAKDLGVEVVGVTFHIPSSCKDLQAYAHALSDARCVFDMGTDLGFNMKILDIGGGFTGSEAQLRQVNSAIRPLLDAYFPPLSGVEVLAEAGSFYVSSAFTLAVSVIGKKVKAQDWNSLPIVGLSPNSKPEFLYYMNEGVYGSFGHKLLGNIVPVPSVHKKPLTAGEPVFTSSLWGPSCDPLEQVVERCLLPELAVGEWLVFNNMGANGLEDFNTFNSEIRPPIYYTISMGDWYEMQEAGLSLDSAMKNFSLIQYSM, from the exons ATGAAAGGACTTGCAGACGAACCAACCTACATAATTGAACTCCTGGAGGAAGGAGTAACCCTTGACAATGTTATTGACGGACACATCTATGAGCAAGCACTG GAGGACAAGAGTGCGTTTGTGGTGGGTGACCTCGGTGTGCTAATGAAGCAGCACGTTCTCTGGCAGAGCAGCGTACCTCAGCTGAGGCCCTACTACCCTGTCAAGTGCAACAGCAGCCCCGCTGTCATAGAGATCCTGGCCTCTCTGGGCCTGGGCTTTGTTTGCACCAACAAG ACGGAAGTCTCACTGGTGCTTGACCATGGCGTTCCACCCGAGAACATCATCATGTCTGGAGTTTGCAAACAGCTGACACACATCAAGCATGCTGCCAAGAATGGTATTAACCACCTGATGTGCGACAGTGAGACTGAACTCTGCAAGATAGCACGATCTCACCCCAGTGCCAA ACTGCTGCTGCAGGTGACCACTGCTCCCCACGCCGCCGAGCACAGCATGGCGTTCGGCTGCTCCCTGAAGAGCTGTAAGCATCTGCTGGAGGCGGCCAAGGACCTGGGGGTCGAGGTCGTAGGAGTAAC GTTccacatcccctcctcctgcaaAGACCTCCAGGCCTACGCTCACGCGCTGTCAGATGCCCGCTGTGTGTTCGACATGGGG ACTGACTTGGGTTTCAACATGAAAATCCTGGATATTGGAGGTGGATTCACTGGCTCAGAGGCCCAGCTGAGACAG GTCAACAGTGCCATCAGGCCTCTGTTGGACGCCTACTTCCCTCCTCTGTCTGGGGTGGAAGTCCTAGCAGAAGCTGGCAGCTTTTACGTATCATCTGCCTTCACCCTTGCTGTCAGTGTGATTGGCAAGAAGGTTAAGGCGCAGGACTGGAACAGCCTTCCCATAG TTGGACTGAGTCCCAACAGCAAGCCAGAGTTCCTGTACTACATGAACGAAGGCGTGTACGGGTCATTTGGCCACAAGCTACTGGGAAACATTGTCCCTGTACCATCTGTGCACAAG AAGCCGCTGACTGCAGGGGAGCCGGTATTTACAAGCAGCCTTTGGGGTCCGTCATGTGACCCTCTGGAGCAGGTGGTGGAGCGCTGTTTGCTGCCGGAGCTGGCTGTGGGGGAGTGGCTGGTCTTCAACAACATGGGTGCCAATGGCCTGGAGGACTTCAACACCTTCAACAGTGAAATCAGACCGCCTATCTACTACACCATCTCCATGGGGGACTG GTACGAGATGCAGGAGGCAGGATTGTCTCTGGACAGTGCTATGAAGAATTTCTCCCTTATCCAGTACAGCATGTAA
- the LOC134006864 gene encoding V-type proton ATPase subunit C 1-A-like, translating into MAEFWLISAPGEKTCQQTWDKIMMATTHTNNLSTNSKFSIPDLKVGTLDVLVGLSDEMAKLDSFVESVVKKVAQYMSDVLEDSRDKVLENLLANGVDLVTYVTRFQWDMAKYPIKQSLKNISEIISKQVTQIDNDLKARASAYNNLKGNLQNLERKNAGSLLTRSLADIVKKEDFVLDSEYLITMLVVVPKASYPDWHKTYESLAEMVVPRSTNLLFEDQDSGLFSVTLFRKAIDDFRHKAREMKFTVRDFQYNDQEMKADKEEMTRLSTDKKKQFGPLVRWLKVNFSEAFIAWIHIKALRVFVESVLRYGLPVNFQAMLLQPNKKNMKKLREVLFDLYKHLDSSAAIIDAAMDIPGLNLSQQEYYPYVYYKVDCNLFDFK; encoded by the exons ATGGCTGAGTTTTGGTTGATCTCCGCCCCTGGGGAGAAGACTTGCCAGCAGACCTGGGATAAGATAATGatggccaccacacacaccaacaacctGTCCACCAACAGCAAGTTCAGCATCCCCGATCTCAAG GTTGGAACGCTAGATGTTTTGGTGGGCCTGTCTGATGAGATGGCAAAGTTGGATTCTTTTGTCGAAAG TGTGGTAAAAAAGGTTGCCCAGTACATGTCAGACGTGCTGGAGGACAGCAGGGACAAGGTCTTGGAGAACCTGCTGGCTAATGGAG ttgatttggtGACCTATGTCACCAGGTTCCAATGGGACATGGCCAAGTATCCCATTAAGCAGTCTCTGAAAAACATCTCAGAGATCATCTCCAAG CAAGTCACTCAAATTGACAATGACCTGAAGGCTAGGGCATCTGCCTACAACAACTTGAAGGGCAACTTACAGAACCTTGAAAGGAAAAATGC GGGGAGCCTGTTGACAAGAAGTCTGGCAGACATAGTGAAGAAAGAGGATTTCGTACTTGACTCAGAATACCTGATTACCATGCTGGTGGTTGTCCCTAA GGCAAGCTATCCTGATTGGCATAAAACATATGAGAGCCTTGCTGAAATGGTGGTGCCACGCTCCACTAA TCTGCTGTTTGAGGATCAAGACAGTGGTCTCTTCAGTGTCACCCTCTTCAGGAAAGCCATTGACGACTTCAGACACAAGGCTAGGGAAATGAA GTTTACGGTGCGTGACTTCCAGTATAATGATCAGGAAATGAAGGCAGACAAAGAGGAGATGACCCGCCTTTCAACTGACAAGAAGAAGCAATTT GGGCCGCTGGTGCGATGGTTGAAAGTAAACTTCAGCGAAGCATTCATTGCCTGGATACATATCAAAGCCCTGCGAGTGTTTGTGGAGTCTGTCTTGAG GTATGGTCTGCCTGTGAACTTCCAGGCCATGCTGCTGCAGCCCAACAAGAAGAACATGAAGAAACTGAGGGAGGTGCTGTTTGACCTCTACAAACATCTGGACAGCAGCGCTGCCATCATAGAC GCCGCAATGGACATCCCTGGCTTGAACCTGAGCCAGCAGGAGTATTATCCTTATGTTTACTACAAGGTTGACTGCAACCTGTTCGACTTCAAATAG
- the LOC134040726 gene encoding brain and acute leukemia cytoplasmic protein-like isoform X2, which yields MGCGGSRADTIIEPRYHESWTRETESTWLTNTDIETPVPGVNSKGTEGSHKEKRMVNTATQCGKLPLNSTGSIHQRRSRRPCHEQMSTDSRMRASNETSGAPPKDVQPVNDGSRENITAAQSCDGR from the exons ATGGGTTGTGGTGGAAGTCGGGCGGACACTATAATCGAACCGAGATATCATGAAAGCTGGACCCGAGAAACGGAATCTACGTGGCTTACCAACACCGACATAGAAACCCCTGTCCCCGGAGTCAACA GTAAGGGGACGGAGGGCAGTCACAAGGAAAAGAGGATGGTAAATACAGCTACCCAATGTGGAAAGCTACCCCTCAACAGCACTGGGTCCATCCACCAGAGGAGATCACGCCGCCCCTGCCATGAA caAATGAGCACGGACTCGAGAATGAGAGCATCTAACGAAACAAGTGGTGCACCCCCAAAGGATGTCCAGCCTGTGAACGACGGTAGCAGGGAAAATATCACAGCAGCTCAGAGCTGTGATGGAAGGTGA
- the adnp2b gene encoding activity-dependent neuroprotector homeobox protein 2b isoform X2, whose translation MYQIPVGSLDVIRKTRRKVKHVLSDIGLEDCQNLLDTLQNSDPGDDVFLETEWTDLTEGFNGRGRKKWVYRTDTMCCSLCTYHTRNWRSFKYHVQREHDYERKICALSPCPLCPFVGHPKVVRKHGRLFHSISPAPSTEISAAAVRLISQKKGERYRCQKCAFRSSVLYAIKKHVLLTHLGSILRQFSSKTVDPEQPLSKRYYCKDCQTSLANLDQMLHHVLVSTAHQLINVHVKPFIIENRNYNTATYRPPTKSQVLAKTEPLQLINSLLVASSNNQLVSSPATGAPNSVSFMCVPGTNLPPQASALVQLASAEAKGLIKRGTPITFQSALPTRTGPATMPLGGIGPPTARLAISSSGASRQAPPMGVPGRHPQQPWTQVLQQPLMVTQKLPLNQTTPQGTMLTSQSLLSHLIPTGNKINGMPTYTLAPLKMAQSGCMETPQNTGSPLQPIKPTSNSIPQAKRWVACPICNELFPSDVYEVHTEVVHKATSRNESMAAKAPFLRKMPDKTVKCLMCKVLVSEKGLLEHLLHGLDCMFCSQKFNSIKSFVDHSKEHNPSQKAYCEYIRREYRLYTNSSGKLLFPYFDINTTAPKEILGDTELNLALVTKSLDLIFLKMLPISSHPVCSTPMKTVRTRCLFCDENCQTPDKYQEHLRHKHFVDTTVHAILKTAAFKCIYCNGVYTGRVTQRAIVFHLRRCQCAPKEPKNTEESMPPTSGQPVLLPTANKLTVVKPSPKLQNNQASVFYFAQFQQGPVLQAPLLQANLQQAPLQQAPLQQSPLQQAPLQQAPLQQAPLQQAPLQQAPLQQAPLQQAPLQQAPLQQAPLQQPPLQQDPLLQTLLPSPIPMSSCEPEQSEAEKLSKLRLEMAWKEAMEANKRERQQRAEIRKRQELEREMAQATVQPEIEIDPTVQLALDPSGLERQAPEERKDFLTRYFHKSPYLTKKESDELSKRLLLTKSEISLLFGNKRTKCIRTIHKHTAAVFLGFNMAELNKVRHNLLIPEVVSADLDDTEEPEKSEEKEETADSSKQSESEEIANEEEPVESERTQLSEATNEMAEPDK comes from the exons ATGTACCAGATTCCTGTTGGAAGTTTGGATGTAATCCGAAAAACCAGGAGAAAGGTGAAGCACGTTCTGAGTGACATTGGACTGGAGGATTGTCAAAATCTTCTGGATACG CTGCAGAATTCTGACCCAGGTGATGATGTTTTTCTTGAGACGGAATGGACTGATTTAACGGAGGGCTTCAATGGCAGAGGGAGGAAAAAG tGGGTGTATCGCACGGATACAATGTGCTGCAGCCTGTGCACATATCATACACGGAACTGGCGAAGCTTTAAATATCACGTACAACGTGAACATGACTACGAGAGGAAAATCTGtgccctgtcaccctgtccctTATGCCCATTTGTAGGACACCCTAAAGTTGTCCGAAAGCATGGCCGGCTCTTCCATTCTATCTCACCAGCACCAAGTACAGAAATCAGTGCAGCCGCGGTACGGCTGATATCacaaaagaaaggagaaaggtaCCGATGCCAGAAGTGTGCCTTTCGGAGCTCTGTCTTATACGCCATCAAGAAGCAtgtcctccttacacacctcggGAGTATATTGCGTCAATTCAGTAGTAAAACAGTGGACCCAGAACAACCACTCTCAAAAAGATACTACTGCAAGGACTGTCAGACATCTCTTGCAAACCTCGATCAAATGCTCCACCATGTCCTTGTCTCAACAGCCCATCAGTTGATAAACGTACACGTGAAACCGTTCATCATTGAAAACAGAAACTATAACACTGCCACATACCGCCCCCCAACAAAAAGCCAAGTCCTTGCTAAAACGGAACCGCTCCAGTTAATTAACAGTCTCCTGGTTGCGTCCTCGAACAACCAGCTTGTGTCCTCACCTGCGACAGGAGCTCCTAACAGTGTCTCTTTCATGTGTGTTCCTGGGACCAACCTTCCTCCACAGGCTTCAGCCCTAGTTCAGCTGGCCAGTGCCGAGGCTAAGGGCTTGATCAAGCGTGGAACTCCCATAACCTTCCAAAGTGCTTTACCCACAAGGACGGGACCAGCCACAATGCCTTTAGGTGGCATAGGCCCACCTACTGCCAGGCTTGCCATATCATCCAGCGGTGCTTCTAGGCAGGCACCACCCATGGGTGTCCCTGGGCGGCATCCACAGCAGCCATGGACACAAGTCCTCCAGCAGCCGCTCATGGTGACACAAAAACTCCCGCTCAACCAAACCACCCCACAAGGCACAATGCTGACTTCTCAGTCCCTTTTAAGTCACCTGATTCCCACCGGCAACAAAATAAATGGCATGCCGACATACACCTTAGCTCCATTAAAGATGGCGCAGTCTGGTTGCATGGAAACCCCTCAGAATACAGGCAGTCCTCTCCAACCAATAAAGCCAACAAGTAATTCCATACCTCAAGCCAAGCGCTGGGTCGCGTGTCCCATCTGCAATGAACTCTTTCCATCCGATGTCTATGAAGTACATACAGAGGTTGTCCACAAGGCCACATCCAGAAATGAAAGCATGGCAGCAAAGGCACCATTCCTCCGGAAAATGCCGGACAAAACGGTCAAGTGTTTGATGTGCAAGGTCTTGGTGTCTGAAAAGGGGCTCCTTGAACACCTGCTGCACGGGCTGGACTGCATGTTCTGCTCTCAGAAGTTTAACTCCATCAAATCTTTCGTCGACCACTCCAAAGAGCACAATCCCTCGCAAAAAGCCTATTGTGAATACATAAGGCGTGAGTACAGACTCTACACGAACAGCTCAGGGAAACTTCTCTTTCCTTACTTTGATATAAACACGACTGCACCCAAGGAGATACTGGGAGACACAGAGCTCAACCTCGCCCTGGTGACCAAATCTCTCGACCTCATCTTCTTAAAGATGCTGCCTATCAGTAGTCATCCGGTGTGTTCCACGCCGATGAAAACGGTTCGCACACGCTGTTTGTTTTGTGACGAGAACTGCCAAACTCCAGACAAATACCAGGAACACTTGCGGCACAAGCACTTTGTAGATACTACTGTCCATGCCATTTTGAAGACTGCAGCATTCAAGTGCATTTACTGCAATGGGGTATACACAGGAAGAGTCACACAGAGGGCAATCGTTTTTCACTTGCGGCGTTGCCAGTGTGCACCCAAGGAACCGAAAAACACTGAAGAAAGTATGCCCCCCACCAGTGGACAACCAGTACTGCTGCCTACTGCTAACAAGCTGACAGTGGTGAAACCTTCCCCAAAGCTCCAAAACAATCAGGCGTCTGTGTTTTACTTTGCCCAGTTCCAACAAGGACCAGTCCTACAAGCACCGCTCCTTCAAGCAAATCTCCAACAAGCCCCACTCCAACAAGCCCCGCTCCAACAATCCCCGCTCCAACAAGCGCCGCTCCAACAAGCGCCGCTCCAACAAGCGCCGCTCCAACAAGCGCCGCTCCAACAAGCGCCGCTCCAACAAGCGCCGCTCCAACAAGCGCCGCTCCAACAAGCGCCGCTCCAACAAGCGCCGCTCCAACAACCCCCGCTCCAACAAGACCCTCTCCTGCAAACACTTCTCCCAAGTCCAATCCCTATGTCCAGCTGTGAGCCTGAACAATCTGAAGCAGAGAAGCTAAGCAAGCTAAGGCTGGAGATGGCATGGAAGGAAGCCATGGAGGCCAACAAGcgagagagacaacagagggCTGAGATACGCAAAAGACAGGAGCTAGAAAGGGAAATGGCACAAGCCACAGTACAGCCTGAGATTGAGATCGACCCCACGGTTCAGCTGGCACTTGATCCCAGCGGGCTGGAGCGTCAGGCCCCTGAAGAAAGGAAAGACTTCCTTACCAGATACTTCCACAAAAGTCCATACTTGACCAAGAAGGAGTCTGATGAGCTGAGTAAAAGACTGCTGCTCACCAAGTCTGAGATATCCCTGCTCTTTGGCAACAAGCGGACCAAGTGCATAAGgaccatacacaaacacactgctgctGTCTTCCTTGGCTTCAACATGGCAGAGTTGAACAAAGTCAGGCATAATCTTCTCATCCCAGAAGTGGTCTCAGCAGACCTGGATGACACTGAAGAACCAGAGAAATcagaagaaaaagaggaaaCCGCCGATTCAAGTAAACAGTCTGAATCTGAGGAGATCGCAAATGAAGAAGAACCTGTGGAATCAGAGAGAACACAACTTTCAGAGGCTACAAATGAAATGGCTGAACCAGATAAATGA
- the adnp2b gene encoding activity-dependent neuroprotector homeobox protein 2b isoform X1, with the protein MYQIPVGSLDVIRKTRRKVKHVLSDIGLEDCQNLLEELQNSDPGDDVFLETEWTDLTEGFNGRGRKKWVYRTDTMCCSLCTYHTRNWRSFKYHVQREHDYERKICALSPCPLCPFVGHPKVVRKHGRLFHSISPAPSTEISAAAVRLISQKKGERYRCQKCAFRSSVLYAIKKHVLLTHLGSILRQFSSKTVDPEQPLSKRYYCKDCQTSLANLDQMLHHVLVSTAHQLINVHVKPFIIENRNYNTATYRPPTKSQVLAKTEPLQLINSLLVASSNNQLVSSPATGAPNSVSFMCVPGTNLPPQASALVQLASAEAKGLIKRGTPITFQSALPTRTGPATMPLGGIGPPTARLAISSSGASRQAPPMGVPGRHPQQPWTQVLQQPLMVTQKLPLNQTTPQGTMLTSQSLLSHLIPTGNKINGMPTYTLAPLKMAQSGCMETPQNTGSPLQPIKPTSNSIPQAKRWVACPICNELFPSDVYEVHTEVVHKATSRNESMAAKAPFLRKMPDKTVKCLMCKVLVSEKGLLEHLLHGLDCMFCSQKFNSIKSFVDHSKEHNPSQKAYCEYIRREYRLYTNSSGKLLFPYFDINTTAPKEILGDTELNLALVTKSLDLIFLKMLPISSHPVCSTPMKTVRTRCLFCDENCQTPDKYQEHLRHKHFVDTTVHAILKTAAFKCIYCNGVYTGRVTQRAIVFHLRRCQCAPKEPKNTEESMPPTSGQPVLLPTANKLTVVKPSPKLQNNQASVFYFAQFQQGPVLQAPLLQANLQQAPLQQAPLQQSPLQQAPLQQAPLQQAPLQQAPLQQAPLQQAPLQQAPLQQAPLQQAPLQQPPLQQDPLLQTLLPSPIPMSSCEPEQSEAEKLSKLRLEMAWKEAMEANKRERQQRAEIRKRQELEREMAQATVQPEIEIDPTVQLALDPSGLERQAPEERKDFLTRYFHKSPYLTKKESDELSKRLLLTKSEISLLFGNKRTKCIRTIHKHTAAVFLGFNMAELNKVRHNLLIPEVVSADLDDTEEPEKSEEKEETADSSKQSESEEIANEEEPVESERTQLSEATNEMAEPDK; encoded by the exons ATGTACCAGATTCCTGTTGGAAGTTTGGATGTAATCCGAAAAACCAGGAGAAAGGTGAAGCACGTTCTGAGTGACATTGGACTGGAGGATTGTCAAAATCTTCTGGA GGAGCTGCAGAATTCTGACCCAGGTGATGATGTTTTTCTTGAGACGGAATGGACTGATTTAACGGAGGGCTTCAATGGCAGAGGGAGGAAAAAG tGGGTGTATCGCACGGATACAATGTGCTGCAGCCTGTGCACATATCATACACGGAACTGGCGAAGCTTTAAATATCACGTACAACGTGAACATGACTACGAGAGGAAAATCTGtgccctgtcaccctgtccctTATGCCCATTTGTAGGACACCCTAAAGTTGTCCGAAAGCATGGCCGGCTCTTCCATTCTATCTCACCAGCACCAAGTACAGAAATCAGTGCAGCCGCGGTACGGCTGATATCacaaaagaaaggagaaaggtaCCGATGCCAGAAGTGTGCCTTTCGGAGCTCTGTCTTATACGCCATCAAGAAGCAtgtcctccttacacacctcggGAGTATATTGCGTCAATTCAGTAGTAAAACAGTGGACCCAGAACAACCACTCTCAAAAAGATACTACTGCAAGGACTGTCAGACATCTCTTGCAAACCTCGATCAAATGCTCCACCATGTCCTTGTCTCAACAGCCCATCAGTTGATAAACGTACACGTGAAACCGTTCATCATTGAAAACAGAAACTATAACACTGCCACATACCGCCCCCCAACAAAAAGCCAAGTCCTTGCTAAAACGGAACCGCTCCAGTTAATTAACAGTCTCCTGGTTGCGTCCTCGAACAACCAGCTTGTGTCCTCACCTGCGACAGGAGCTCCTAACAGTGTCTCTTTCATGTGTGTTCCTGGGACCAACCTTCCTCCACAGGCTTCAGCCCTAGTTCAGCTGGCCAGTGCCGAGGCTAAGGGCTTGATCAAGCGTGGAACTCCCATAACCTTCCAAAGTGCTTTACCCACAAGGACGGGACCAGCCACAATGCCTTTAGGTGGCATAGGCCCACCTACTGCCAGGCTTGCCATATCATCCAGCGGTGCTTCTAGGCAGGCACCACCCATGGGTGTCCCTGGGCGGCATCCACAGCAGCCATGGACACAAGTCCTCCAGCAGCCGCTCATGGTGACACAAAAACTCCCGCTCAACCAAACCACCCCACAAGGCACAATGCTGACTTCTCAGTCCCTTTTAAGTCACCTGATTCCCACCGGCAACAAAATAAATGGCATGCCGACATACACCTTAGCTCCATTAAAGATGGCGCAGTCTGGTTGCATGGAAACCCCTCAGAATACAGGCAGTCCTCTCCAACCAATAAAGCCAACAAGTAATTCCATACCTCAAGCCAAGCGCTGGGTCGCGTGTCCCATCTGCAATGAACTCTTTCCATCCGATGTCTATGAAGTACATACAGAGGTTGTCCACAAGGCCACATCCAGAAATGAAAGCATGGCAGCAAAGGCACCATTCCTCCGGAAAATGCCGGACAAAACGGTCAAGTGTTTGATGTGCAAGGTCTTGGTGTCTGAAAAGGGGCTCCTTGAACACCTGCTGCACGGGCTGGACTGCATGTTCTGCTCTCAGAAGTTTAACTCCATCAAATCTTTCGTCGACCACTCCAAAGAGCACAATCCCTCGCAAAAAGCCTATTGTGAATACATAAGGCGTGAGTACAGACTCTACACGAACAGCTCAGGGAAACTTCTCTTTCCTTACTTTGATATAAACACGACTGCACCCAAGGAGATACTGGGAGACACAGAGCTCAACCTCGCCCTGGTGACCAAATCTCTCGACCTCATCTTCTTAAAGATGCTGCCTATCAGTAGTCATCCGGTGTGTTCCACGCCGATGAAAACGGTTCGCACACGCTGTTTGTTTTGTGACGAGAACTGCCAAACTCCAGACAAATACCAGGAACACTTGCGGCACAAGCACTTTGTAGATACTACTGTCCATGCCATTTTGAAGACTGCAGCATTCAAGTGCATTTACTGCAATGGGGTATACACAGGAAGAGTCACACAGAGGGCAATCGTTTTTCACTTGCGGCGTTGCCAGTGTGCACCCAAGGAACCGAAAAACACTGAAGAAAGTATGCCCCCCACCAGTGGACAACCAGTACTGCTGCCTACTGCTAACAAGCTGACAGTGGTGAAACCTTCCCCAAAGCTCCAAAACAATCAGGCGTCTGTGTTTTACTTTGCCCAGTTCCAACAAGGACCAGTCCTACAAGCACCGCTCCTTCAAGCAAATCTCCAACAAGCCCCACTCCAACAAGCCCCGCTCCAACAATCCCCGCTCCAACAAGCGCCGCTCCAACAAGCGCCGCTCCAACAAGCGCCGCTCCAACAAGCGCCGCTCCAACAAGCGCCGCTCCAACAAGCGCCGCTCCAACAAGCGCCGCTCCAACAAGCGCCGCTCCAACAAGCGCCGCTCCAACAACCCCCGCTCCAACAAGACCCTCTCCTGCAAACACTTCTCCCAAGTCCAATCCCTATGTCCAGCTGTGAGCCTGAACAATCTGAAGCAGAGAAGCTAAGCAAGCTAAGGCTGGAGATGGCATGGAAGGAAGCCATGGAGGCCAACAAGcgagagagacaacagagggCTGAGATACGCAAAAGACAGGAGCTAGAAAGGGAAATGGCACAAGCCACAGTACAGCCTGAGATTGAGATCGACCCCACGGTTCAGCTGGCACTTGATCCCAGCGGGCTGGAGCGTCAGGCCCCTGAAGAAAGGAAAGACTTCCTTACCAGATACTTCCACAAAAGTCCATACTTGACCAAGAAGGAGTCTGATGAGCTGAGTAAAAGACTGCTGCTCACCAAGTCTGAGATATCCCTGCTCTTTGGCAACAAGCGGACCAAGTGCATAAGgaccatacacaaacacactgctgctGTCTTCCTTGGCTTCAACATGGCAGAGTTGAACAAAGTCAGGCATAATCTTCTCATCCCAGAAGTGGTCTCAGCAGACCTGGATGACACTGAAGAACCAGAGAAATcagaagaaaaagaggaaaCCGCCGATTCAAGTAAACAGTCTGAATCTGAGGAGATCGCAAATGAAGAAGAACCTGTGGAATCAGAGAGAACACAACTTTCAGAGGCTACAAATGAAATGGCTGAACCAGATAAATGA